The following are from one region of the Paenibacillus sp. JZ16 genome:
- a CDS encoding MGH1-like glycoside hydrolase domain-containing protein, translating to MTEVMLDRLHRISIPDRVQPGKREDRKLLQEWQTTGVRFAASGGLLEAAYYTALEKLLACIVPMNGGDPILQEGGIYLGCWLESTGTINAELLSRLIPSVSETTYLAFADQQREDGLLPYKLTENGPSFRQIQLVTPLARCVWNHYELHGRDLSFLKTMYQAMSRYDDWIARYRSTRGTGCVEAFSTFDTGHDLSPRFWHVPDTPYRNDAAAFHPDSPVLPFLAPDLTANIYCQRMYLARMAEELGESGADWRAKAEASLNSLFRYCYDVEDQFFYDRDRNDELVRVQSDVLLRVMACEVGDRELFDNMLRRYLLNTRKFFAKYPFTSMAMDDPRFDPSSSYNSWGGPSNFLSLIRAPHAFEHHHRYVELTWVLQPILSALSKAKRFPQTLSPWTGEEGFTEAYSPSILCLLDYVERLCGIMPIGSDRLWFTGLLPVDMDHGEEVAGNTAYSRTVNGLHYELVNTPDNVTVYREGRVHIQGPAGIRLVTDRSGQLEGVIGMSVRTIEGELRYQGTSIPIRIKGNEMQLYSDGDLKTERDIGIIYPAYR from the coding sequence ATGACAGAAGTTATGCTGGACCGGCTGCACCGGATTTCGATACCGGACCGGGTGCAGCCAGGTAAACGGGAAGATCGGAAACTGCTGCAGGAGTGGCAGACGACTGGCGTCCGATTCGCGGCATCGGGCGGACTGCTCGAAGCGGCTTATTATACGGCGCTGGAGAAGCTGCTGGCCTGCATCGTGCCGATGAACGGCGGCGATCCGATTCTGCAGGAGGGCGGTATCTATCTCGGCTGCTGGCTGGAGAGCACCGGCACCATCAATGCCGAACTGCTATCGCGACTGATTCCTTCGGTCTCGGAAACCACCTACCTCGCTTTTGCGGATCAGCAAAGGGAGGATGGGCTGCTCCCTTATAAACTGACGGAGAACGGCCCTTCGTTCCGCCAGATCCAGCTCGTCACACCGCTGGCGCGCTGCGTCTGGAACCACTATGAGCTTCATGGAAGGGACCTCTCCTTCCTGAAGACCATGTACCAAGCCATGTCGCGTTACGACGATTGGATTGCGCGTTACCGCAGCACCCGGGGGACCGGCTGCGTGGAGGCTTTCAGCACCTTTGATACCGGGCATGATCTGTCGCCCAGGTTCTGGCATGTTCCGGACACGCCCTATAGGAACGATGCCGCCGCCTTCCACCCGGACTCCCCGGTACTGCCCTTCCTGGCACCGGATTTGACGGCCAACATCTACTGCCAGCGTATGTATTTGGCGCGCATGGCCGAAGAGCTCGGCGAATCCGGAGCCGATTGGAGGGCCAAAGCCGAAGCCAGCCTGAACAGCCTCTTCCGTTACTGTTATGACGTGGAGGATCAATTCTTCTACGACCGAGATCGGAACGACGAGCTGGTCCGGGTCCAATCCGACGTGCTGCTGCGCGTGATGGCCTGCGAGGTGGGCGACCGCGAGTTGTTTGACAATATGCTGCGTCGCTATTTGCTGAATACCCGCAAATTCTTCGCCAAATATCCGTTTACGTCCATGGCGATGGACGATCCGCGGTTCGATCCTTCCTCCTCTTACAACAGCTGGGGCGGGCCGTCCAATTTCCTGAGCTTGATCCGGGCGCCGCATGCCTTTGAACATCACCACCGCTATGTCGAGCTGACCTGGGTGCTGCAGCCCATTCTGTCCGCCTTGTCCAAGGCGAAGCGCTTCCCGCAAACCTTGAGCCCTTGGACTGGTGAAGAGGGCTTTACCGAGGCGTATTCCCCTTCCATTCTGTGCCTGCTGGATTACGTGGAACGGCTCTGCGGCATCATGCCGATCGGATCGGATCGGCTGTGGTTTACGGGACTGCTTCCCGTCGACATGGATCATGGCGAAGAAGTTGCCGGCAACACGGCCTATAGCCGAACCGTGAACGGGCTGCACTACGAATTGGTGAATACCCCGGACAACGTCACCGTATACCGGGAAGGCCGCGTTCATATTCAAGGCCCCGCCGGGATTCGGCTGGTCACGGACCGCAGCGGACAATTGGAGGGCGTGATCGGCATGAGCGTGCGTACCATTGAAGGCGAGCTCCGCTATCAAGGCACATCCATTCCGATCCGGATCAAAGGCAATGAGATGCAGTTGTATTCAGACGGAGATTTAAAGACGGAGAGGGATATCGGCATCATCTATCCTGCCTATCGTTAA
- a CDS encoding carbohydrate ABC transporter permease, which yields MRKLSRPLYGQQNKTAYLFLLPWLIGFFCLTLGPMIASLYLSMTKFNLLSSPTWTGLSNYVQIFTEDDTFQRSLWLTFYYVFLSVPLRLAFALLVAMALNKGIRGLGIYRTVYYIPSLLGGSVAIAIVWRQIFDGSGLVNQFLGWFGISGPSWIAHPDYVVYTIITLSVWQFGSAMVIFLAGLKQIPTDLYEASGVDGAGKIRQFFGITLPMLSPVIFFNLIMSMINSFQAFTPAYVIGDGRGGPLDATMFYTLYLYLKGFSFFDMGYASALAWIMLIIIGVFTGIVFLTSKFWVFYGDNQEGR from the coding sequence ATGAGAAAGCTGTCCAGGCCCTTATACGGCCAGCAGAATAAGACAGCCTACTTGTTTCTTCTGCCTTGGCTCATCGGCTTCTTCTGTCTGACGCTGGGGCCGATGATTGCATCGCTGTACTTATCCATGACCAAATTCAACCTGCTCTCATCGCCGACTTGGACAGGACTCAGCAACTATGTCCAGATTTTTACCGAGGACGATACGTTTCAAAGATCCTTGTGGCTAACGTTCTACTATGTGTTCTTATCCGTGCCGCTGAGACTTGCGTTCGCGCTGCTGGTCGCCATGGCCTTGAACAAGGGCATCCGCGGACTCGGCATTTACCGGACCGTGTATTATATCCCTTCCTTGTTGGGAGGCAGCGTTGCCATTGCCATCGTCTGGCGCCAAATCTTTGACGGCAGCGGTCTGGTCAACCAGTTCCTCGGCTGGTTCGGCATCTCGGGCCCCTCGTGGATCGCCCACCCCGACTATGTGGTGTATACGATTATCACGCTGTCCGTCTGGCAGTTCGGATCGGCCATGGTCATCTTCCTTGCCGGTCTGAAACAGATTCCGACTGATTTATATGAAGCATCCGGCGTAGACGGTGCCGGAAAGATTCGTCAGTTCTTCGGCATTACGCTGCCGATGCTGTCACCCGTTATCTTTTTCAATCTGATCATGAGCATGATCAATTCGTTCCAAGCCTTCACGCCGGCCTATGTCATCGGAGACGGGCGGGGAGGGCCGCTCGACGCCACGATGTTCTACACCTTGTACCTGTATCTGAAAGGCTTCTCGTTCTTCGATATGGGTTATGCCTCGGCTCTGGCATGGATCATGCTGATCATCATCGGCGTGTTCACCGGAATCGTTTTTCTCACATCAAAGTTCTGGGTCTTCTACGGGGATAACCAGGAAGGGAGGTAA
- a CDS encoding response regulator, which yields MYNVLIADDEIEVREGLKLKVDWESMGFSISGEAGNGREAEELLKSHSYDLLITDMNMPVMDGVQLLDVCRSHNPTIQIIIITGYEDFQYARAGVRSQAMDYLLKPVARDDLKSALSKIKQELDKNRKVRDDSEMMQWRLSQYYKEMKERFLLDLVRGNRLPPASLPERIRLFHLEDWQDGCVCFITAGIRECSMQKAPEGRAPEHLRLPFQMVCHEIAESYPGGVQVFHDAAHPGIMHFIALDGIQHEFADKLAAQASSYLTVEVQVGLGLPVSGLERWKEGYIHSLLAWNLAGRQNGPDQAPVTDQSPLLPEETSRALHRCLIRGELESFRSIIRRELSEAFRLSPSRLVRSLFQITLIMESAAVDNIRHSQGGGPLWISPEWVLWLETPEQAERLLMQWAQDFVDHHLESGDKDATLIESAKRYIEENYMQELSLTSLAEQYNYHPTYFSEIFKEGARVSFIQYVTEVRMKHAVRLLQETRLTVWDIAELTGFSSPGYFSSKFKKMFNQSPSEFRLSQSEKIEHDDPKK from the coding sequence ATGTACAACGTATTGATCGCAGATGACGAGATCGAGGTTCGTGAAGGGCTAAAGCTGAAAGTCGACTGGGAGAGCATGGGCTTTTCCATTTCTGGGGAGGCCGGGAACGGCCGGGAAGCTGAAGAGCTCTTGAAATCCCATTCGTATGACCTGCTCATTACCGACATGAACATGCCCGTCATGGACGGCGTCCAGCTGCTCGACGTTTGCCGGAGCCACAATCCGACCATCCAGATCATCATCATTACAGGATACGAGGATTTTCAATACGCCAGAGCGGGCGTCCGCAGCCAGGCCATGGACTACTTGCTGAAGCCCGTAGCCCGGGACGACCTGAAATCCGCCTTAAGCAAAATCAAACAGGAATTGGATAAGAACCGCAAGGTACGGGACGATTCGGAAATGATGCAGTGGCGGCTATCCCAGTATTACAAAGAAATGAAGGAGCGCTTCCTGCTGGATCTCGTTCGCGGCAATCGTCTCCCCCCCGCCTCCCTGCCGGAACGGATTCGACTGTTCCACCTGGAGGACTGGCAGGACGGGTGCGTTTGCTTCATCACCGCGGGCATTAGGGAATGCAGCATGCAGAAAGCACCCGAAGGCCGCGCGCCCGAACATCTCCGCCTTCCGTTTCAAATGGTCTGCCATGAAATCGCCGAGTCTTATCCGGGCGGCGTTCAAGTGTTTCATGATGCAGCTCATCCCGGCATCATGCATTTCATTGCGCTTGACGGCATTCAGCATGAATTCGCGGATAAACTCGCCGCGCAGGCATCGTCCTATTTAACCGTGGAGGTGCAGGTGGGACTCGGGCTGCCCGTGTCGGGACTTGAGCGATGGAAAGAGGGGTATATCCACTCCCTCCTGGCCTGGAATCTGGCAGGACGCCAGAACGGACCGGATCAAGCACCCGTAACCGACCAAAGTCCGCTGCTGCCGGAGGAAACAAGCCGCGCGCTGCATCGCTGCCTGATCCGGGGCGAATTGGAATCCTTCCGCAGCATCATCCGGAGGGAGCTGAGCGAGGCATTCCGGCTATCGCCTTCCCGCTTGGTACGGAGCCTTTTTCAAATCACGCTGATTATGGAATCCGCCGCCGTCGACAACATACGGCATTCACAGGGAGGGGGGCCTCTATGGATTTCACCCGAATGGGTTTTATGGCTTGAGACCCCGGAGCAGGCGGAACGCCTACTGATGCAGTGGGCACAGGATTTTGTTGACCACCACCTGGAATCCGGAGACAAAGACGCTACCCTGATTGAATCCGCCAAGCGGTATATCGAGGAAAATTACATGCAGGAATTATCGCTGACCTCGCTGGCCGAGCAGTATAACTACCACCCTACCTACTTCTCGGAAATATTCAAGGAAGGGGCTAGGGTCTCGTTCATCCAGTACGTTACGGAAGTTCGGATGAAACATGCCGTACGCCTACTGCAGGAGACCCGATTGACGGTATGGGACATAGCCGAGCTGACGGGCTTCTCTTCACCCGGCTATTTCAGCTCCAAATTCAAAAAAATGTTCAATCAAAGCCCTTCCGAGTTCCGACTGTCGCAATCCGAAAAAATCGAACACGATGATCCGAAGAAATGA
- a CDS encoding Gfo/Idh/MocA family oxidoreductase: MSDKKRYVLVGTGGRAEFFYGALAQNFRDKSELAAFCDINQTRMNYANQLLREKYNYTEVPTYPADQFDRMIENEKPDFVIVTSIDRTHHKYIIRAMELGCDVVTEKPMTIDEEKCQAILDAAKRTGQNIRVTFNYRYAPHHTKVRELIMNDTIGQVTSVHFEWLLNTRHGADYFRRWHRDKRNSGGLLVHKSTHHFDLVNFWIGSHPETVFAFGDLMYYGRENAEARGVTQFYNRATGNPIAKEDPFALHLDSDAHLKAMYLDAEPEDGYQRDQSVFGDGINIEDTMGVLVRYQNKAILTYSLVAYQPWEGYRIAINGTKGRIEMNIVEQSYVNSLGDKSQEGALIGKTLRVLPMFDAPYEVHVEEQKGGHGGGDPVLLNDLFGEPVEDPYARAANHIDGARSILTGIAANRAIATGMPVRIDNLVRF; the protein is encoded by the coding sequence ATGAGTGACAAGAAACGTTATGTATTGGTCGGTACCGGCGGCCGCGCCGAATTTTTTTATGGCGCACTGGCCCAGAATTTCCGCGACAAATCCGAGCTTGCTGCCTTTTGCGATATCAACCAAACTCGCATGAATTACGCGAATCAGCTGCTGCGGGAAAAATATAATTACACCGAGGTGCCTACCTACCCCGCAGACCAATTTGACCGGATGATCGAGAACGAGAAGCCTGACTTCGTCATCGTGACCAGCATCGACCGGACGCATCACAAGTACATCATTCGCGCAATGGAGCTTGGGTGCGACGTCGTGACCGAGAAGCCGATGACGATCGACGAGGAAAAATGCCAGGCCATTCTGGATGCCGCCAAGCGGACCGGACAAAATATCAGGGTCACCTTTAACTACCGTTACGCCCCCCATCATACCAAGGTACGGGAATTGATCATGAATGACACCATCGGCCAGGTGACCTCGGTTCACTTCGAATGGCTGCTGAATACCCGCCACGGCGCAGACTACTTCCGGCGCTGGCACCGGGACAAGCGGAACAGCGGCGGATTGCTCGTCCATAAATCCACCCATCACTTCGACCTGGTCAACTTCTGGATCGGTTCCCATCCTGAAACCGTTTTCGCATTTGGAGATCTCATGTATTATGGTAGAGAGAATGCCGAAGCGCGGGGCGTTACGCAATTCTACAATCGCGCAACCGGGAACCCCATTGCCAAAGAGGACCCGTTCGCGCTCCATCTGGATTCGGATGCGCATCTCAAAGCCATGTACCTGGATGCCGAGCCGGAGGATGGCTACCAGCGGGATCAAAGCGTATTCGGGGACGGCATCAACATTGAGGATACAATGGGCGTCCTCGTGCGGTATCAGAACAAGGCCATATTAACGTATTCGCTGGTCGCCTATCAGCCGTGGGAAGGCTATCGCATCGCCATCAACGGCACCAAAGGCCGGATCGAGATGAACATCGTTGAACAATCCTACGTCAATTCACTGGGCGACAAAAGCCAAGAAGGCGCGTTAATCGGGAAAACGCTGCGGGTGCTTCCGATGTTCGATGCCCCGTACGAGGTTCACGTCGAGGAGCAAAAAGGCGGACATGGCGGAGGCGACCCTGTGCTGCTGAATGATCTGTTCGGGGAACCGGTGGAAGATCCGTATGCCCGTGCGGCCAACCATATCGATGGGGCGAGATCCATACTGACAGGAATTGCAGCCAACCGCGCCATCGCCACCGGCATGCCTGTACGAATCGACAATCTGGTTCGTTTCTAA
- a CDS encoding carbohydrate ABC transporter permease: protein MPLKRQLVQAGRHAAIILLGLLMLYPVLWLVFSSFKPNHLIFTNSSLIQTAFTLDHYVNGWSGLQGISFGRFFGNSVLISVMSVIGNIVSCSLAAYAFSRLKFKFKGLWFSIMLVTIMLPYHVTLVPQYILYNELHWINTYFPLILPKWLAHDSFFILLMVQFIRGIPRELDESATIDGCGQSQIFFRIVVPLLVPALITTAIFTFIWSWDDFFSQMIYLSKIDLFTVQLGIRSLFDPSGQSDWGALLAMSTLSLLPVTIIFLVFQRYFLEGIATTGLK, encoded by the coding sequence ATGCCGCTTAAGCGACAACTCGTCCAAGCCGGGAGGCATGCCGCCATTATCCTCCTCGGCCTGCTCATGCTGTATCCGGTGCTGTGGCTCGTCTTCAGCTCGTTTAAACCGAATCATCTCATCTTTACCAACAGCAGCCTCATTCAGACTGCCTTCACGCTGGATCATTACGTGAACGGCTGGAGCGGGCTTCAGGGCATTTCCTTCGGCCGATTCTTCGGCAACTCCGTGCTGATCTCGGTCATGAGCGTCATCGGGAACATCGTCTCCTGCTCCCTTGCAGCCTATGCCTTCTCGCGATTGAAATTCAAATTCAAAGGCCTGTGGTTCAGCATCATGCTGGTAACGATTATGCTGCCTTACCACGTAACGCTCGTGCCTCAATACATTCTGTATAACGAGCTGCATTGGATCAATACGTATTTCCCGCTCATCCTGCCCAAATGGCTGGCGCACGACTCCTTCTTCATCCTGTTGATGGTTCAGTTCATCCGCGGCATTCCGCGGGAGCTTGACGAGAGCGCGACCATCGACGGCTGCGGACAATCGCAGATCTTCTTCCGCATCGTGGTGCCGCTTCTCGTCCCTGCGCTGATTACGACGGCCATCTTCACCTTCATCTGGAGCTGGGACGACTTCTTCAGCCAGATGATTTATTTAAGCAAGATCGATTTGTTCACTGTACAGCTGGGGATCCGATCCCTGTTCGATCCTTCGGGGCAATCGGATTGGGGGGCGCTGCTCGCCATGTCCACGCTGTCGCTGCTGCCTGTGACAATCATCTTTCTGGTGTTTCAACGGTATTTTCTCGAAGGCATTGCCACGACCGGCCTGAAGTAG
- a CDS encoding glycoside hydrolase family 43 protein — protein sequence MKTQDIQLRDPYVLPDPAQRIYYMYGSTDKNIWKEGTGFDVYISRDLDDWEGPYTVFRKPDGFFADVNFWAPEVYYYHGHYIMFATFRRKDNDRLGTAVLSAEEPMGPFSLHSEGPVTPADWSSLDGTLYIDETDQPWMVFCHEWQQVGDGEICAMRLSPDLTEAASEPVTLFRASEAAWATPFHSPRFPGSGNYVTDGPFLFRTTSGSLLMLWASFVDGRYALGVAKSTTGKLTGPWLQEPEPLYASDGGHGMVFRTWNGQLMLTVHTPNRTPDERPIFIPVTEDADSIKMDGMYRTTRMPK from the coding sequence GTGAAAACTCAAGACATTCAGCTTCGGGACCCCTACGTACTGCCTGACCCGGCACAGCGAATATACTACATGTACGGCAGCACCGACAAAAATATTTGGAAGGAAGGGACCGGCTTCGATGTCTATATCAGCCGTGATCTCGACGATTGGGAAGGCCCTTACACGGTCTTTCGCAAACCGGACGGTTTCTTTGCGGACGTGAACTTCTGGGCACCCGAAGTCTACTATTACCATGGGCATTACATCATGTTTGCCACCTTCCGCCGAAAAGATAACGATCGGCTGGGCACTGCAGTGCTGTCTGCAGAGGAGCCGATGGGGCCCTTCTCCCTCCATAGCGAAGGGCCCGTAACCCCAGCCGACTGGAGTTCCCTGGACGGCACGCTCTATATCGACGAAACGGATCAGCCGTGGATGGTGTTCTGCCATGAATGGCAGCAGGTCGGGGACGGCGAGATCTGCGCCATGCGCCTGAGTCCCGATCTCACGGAAGCAGCCTCGGAGCCCGTGACCCTGTTCCGTGCCTCCGAAGCCGCTTGGGCCACGCCGTTCCACTCGCCCCGCTTTCCCGGATCGGGCAACTACGTGACGGACGGACCGTTTCTGTTTCGGACAACGTCAGGGAGTCTGCTCATGTTATGGGCCAGCTTTGTGGACGGCCGATACGCGCTCGGCGTTGCCAAGTCGACAACCGGCAAGCTGACGGGGCCCTGGCTCCAAGAGCCAGAACCCTTATATGCCAGCGACGGCGGGCACGGCATGGTCTTCCGTACCTGGAACGGTCAGCTGATGCTGACCGTGCATACCCCGAACCGCACGCCGGATGAACGGCCGATCTTCATCCCCGTCACAGAGGATGCAGACAGCATCAAGATGGATGGGATGTATCGGACAACACGTATGCCCAAGTAA
- a CDS encoding ABC transporter substrate-binding protein yields MLKKCFVGILASLLLFVTACSGTDHTGEGGSTGAGAEPSGQVELRMMWWGDQKRADITNEALKVFQSKHPNIKIVGEFSPSSGYFDKLNTQLASGTAPDIFFLGGNVVDYAKKDVLLNLDPYVGSELKLDGMDATMVEYGRLDGKLQHISAGANARGIVINKALFEKAGIPLPEQDWDWEEYAAISKELSDKLGDGVYGTYNFTVDGMDIFLKQRGKQLYDMENGKLGFAKEDIQEWFEYWEQASKAGGVVTPELQVSNPHDDTSKSLLITGKAAMSLLPSNQLAAFQSLTEDPLILHPVPRGPKGTGVVFESSQGLSGYANTKHPKEVATLMDFWINDPEAAKILGNDRGVPVTEANRNLLQEEAGPVEEIVYNYTSLVSEATKTEPFDVSYNPPGFAEFSKLAQTTTQEIGFGRKNVEQAVADFYNGTVRIFESNQ; encoded by the coding sequence ATGTTGAAGAAATGTTTCGTTGGAATATTGGCTTCGCTCCTGTTATTCGTCACCGCTTGTTCCGGAACGGATCACACTGGAGAAGGCGGGAGTACGGGCGCAGGGGCCGAGCCGAGCGGCCAGGTCGAGCTGCGCATGATGTGGTGGGGCGACCAGAAACGGGCCGATATTACGAACGAAGCCCTGAAGGTGTTCCAGAGCAAACATCCGAACATCAAAATCGTCGGCGAATTCTCGCCTTCCTCCGGATATTTCGATAAGCTGAACACCCAGCTCGCTTCCGGCACCGCGCCGGATATCTTCTTCCTGGGCGGAAACGTGGTGGACTATGCCAAAAAAGATGTGCTGCTAAACCTGGATCCGTATGTCGGCAGCGAACTGAAGCTGGACGGCATGGATGCCACCATGGTGGAATACGGCCGTCTGGATGGGAAGCTGCAGCATATTTCTGCAGGCGCAAACGCCCGGGGAATCGTCATCAACAAGGCACTATTCGAAAAGGCAGGCATTCCTCTGCCGGAGCAGGATTGGGATTGGGAGGAATATGCCGCCATCAGCAAAGAATTGTCCGACAAGCTTGGCGACGGCGTATACGGTACTTATAATTTCACCGTCGACGGAATGGATATCTTCCTGAAGCAGCGCGGAAAACAGCTGTATGATATGGAGAACGGAAAGCTCGGCTTCGCGAAGGAAGACATTCAGGAATGGTTCGAGTATTGGGAGCAGGCATCGAAAGCCGGCGGTGTCGTTACGCCTGAACTTCAGGTGTCCAATCCGCACGATGATACCAGCAAATCCTTGTTAATTACGGGCAAAGCGGCCATGAGCCTTCTCCCTTCCAATCAACTGGCCGCATTCCAGAGCCTGACGGAAGATCCGCTCATCCTCCACCCGGTACCTAGAGGTCCGAAGGGAACGGGCGTAGTATTCGAGTCCAGCCAAGGACTATCCGGATATGCCAACACCAAGCATCCGAAGGAGGTCGCCACGCTCATGGACTTCTGGATCAATGATCCCGAAGCGGCCAAAATCCTCGGTAACGACCGCGGCGTGCCGGTAACGGAAGCCAACCGCAACCTTCTCCAGGAGGAAGCAGGCCCCGTGGAAGAGATTGTGTACAATTACACGAGTCTCGTATCAGAAGCCACGAAAACCGAGCCTTTTGACGTAAGTTATAATCCGCCGGGATTCGCCGAGTTCTCCAAGCTGGCCCAGACGACGACCCAGGAGATCGGTTTCGGCCGGAAAAACGTCGAGCAGGCCGTTGCGGACTTCTATAACGGCACCGTGCGCATATTTGAATCGAATCAATAA
- a CDS encoding cache domain-containing sensor histidine kinase, whose translation MFFSLKSRLIAFIVALFVLSFGTLSFLLFTESRTVIRSYIESSALEKMEEYGSYVDMVQMQIYDVASLVFNSDTAKNWDNAISDPLLPEGEKMLANLAMSRFLTQATNSYTSISDVSIYRRSGLRIGGENQVESDPAFLRESWYTNFFASGDRWLPAHTDQHERVRDHGNPVVSLLMPIGTFHHATAQNVMKVNVSESYFLEPLTRIHLAKNSTIFLLNEQGSPILSQQAHELGTEALSEIDRIRNGPLKSGVVYLTNDEGQRNILVYKKLGRTGWMLAGLAPEKELYSSLHKLQSTILVVTVVLILVSLFAAAWLSYGVTKPLTRLVLAMRQVQRGAFDQAESVLPPDKNVKSEVSYVISTFRYMISRLRQHIQNEFELKLLRQQAEYKALLMQINPHFMFNTLELVSSLAMQRRTDDTVQVIEDLGKMMRFSMNTSDDRVLLAEELAYVRHYISILQTRFGHKLDISIHEEGRLDSLVMIKFILQPLIENAVKYSFQHQTTAQVDIRISRQGNRLHLHVADNGPGMPSEIIRKLQDPAATSQLEPILRSESWHIGLGNVIARCRLHYGDLFAVHIRNGSEAGTCIELILPVQEEYHVQRIDRR comes from the coding sequence ATGTTCTTCTCATTAAAAAGCCGTTTGATCGCCTTTATCGTCGCACTCTTCGTCCTCTCTTTCGGCACGCTCTCCTTCCTGCTGTTTACGGAATCGCGCACCGTGATCCGCTCCTACATCGAATCCTCTGCCCTCGAGAAGATGGAGGAATACGGCTCCTACGTCGATATGGTCCAGATGCAGATTTATGATGTCGCTTCCCTCGTGTTCAACAGCGACACGGCCAAGAACTGGGATAACGCCATCAGTGACCCGCTGCTGCCCGAAGGGGAGAAAATGCTGGCCAATCTTGCCATGAGCCGATTTCTGACCCAGGCGACCAACAGCTACACCAGTATCTCCGATGTGTCCATCTACCGGCGCAGCGGACTTCGGATCGGCGGCGAGAACCAAGTCGAAAGCGACCCGGCCTTTTTGCGGGAATCGTGGTACACGAACTTCTTCGCGTCCGGAGACCGCTGGCTGCCAGCGCATACGGACCAGCATGAACGTGTCCGGGATCACGGCAATCCCGTCGTCAGCCTGCTGATGCCCATCGGGACCTTCCATCATGCCACGGCGCAGAACGTGATGAAGGTTAACGTCAGCGAGTCTTATTTTCTGGAGCCGCTCACCCGGATCCATCTGGCCAAGAACAGCACGATTTTTCTGTTGAACGAGCAAGGAAGCCCGATTCTATCCCAGCAGGCGCATGAACTTGGCACCGAAGCCCTATCGGAGATCGATCGCATTCGAAACGGCCCGCTGAAATCGGGCGTTGTCTATCTGACCAACGATGAAGGGCAGCGGAACATTCTGGTTTACAAGAAGCTGGGGCGCACCGGCTGGATGCTGGCTGGACTAGCGCCAGAAAAGGAGCTGTACTCCTCTCTTCACAAGCTTCAGAGCACCATCCTGGTGGTTACGGTCGTTCTGATTCTGGTCTCCCTGTTTGCCGCCGCATGGCTCTCCTATGGCGTCACCAAGCCTTTAACGCGTCTGGTCCTGGCGATGAGGCAGGTGCAGCGCGGAGCATTCGACCAGGCCGAGTCCGTACTGCCTCCCGACAAAAACGTAAAGAGCGAGGTCAGTTACGTCATCTCCACATTCCGCTATATGATCAGCCGCCTGCGGCAGCATATCCAGAACGAGTTCGAGCTGAAGCTGCTCCGCCAGCAGGCCGAATATAAAGCGCTGCTCATGCAGATCAATCCCCACTTCATGTTTAACACCCTGGAGCTGGTGAGCAGTCTTGCCATGCAGCGCCGGACGGACGATACCGTGCAGGTGATCGAGGACCTGGGCAAAATGATGCGCTTCTCCATGAATACCAGTGACGACCGGGTCCTCTTAGCCGAAGAGCTGGCTTATGTCCGCCACTATATCTCCATTCTGCAAACCCGCTTCGGGCATAAACTCGACATCTCCATCCACGAGGAAGGCCGGCTGGATTCACTGGTGATGATCAAGTTCATTCTGCAGCCGCTGATCGAGAATGCGGTCAAGTACAGCTTTCAGCATCAAACCACGGCACAGGTGGACATCCGGATCAGCAGGCAGGGCAATCGCCTGCACCTCCACGTCGCGGATAACGGTCCAGGCATGCCCTCCGAGATCATCCGCAAACTCCAGGATCCCGCGGCGACCTCTCAATTAGAGCCGATCCTCCGAAGCGAGAGCTGGCACATTGGACTCGGCAACGTGATTGCACGCTGCCGCTTGCATTACGGCGACTTATTTGCCGTTCATATTCGGAACGGGAGCGAAGCCGGCACATGCATCGAACTGATTCTACCGGTACAGGAGGAATATCATGTACAACGTATTGATCGCAGATGA